CGAATTAAATCCAAAATAGATTTAAAAAACAATTTTACAGGTTAGTGAGTAAGTTAGAGTAGGTCCCATCGGACTTTCGAACTACAAAAGTTCCACTTTTAGTAGCGATTGGTATTCCGACGATTTAGAGGATAAAACGATTATTTTTATCCTCTAAATCTAGTGAATGCGTTAGGGAAGGTCCTATAGGACTTCCCGTAGAGCTACAAAAGTTCCACTTTTAGTAGCTCTTACGCATTCCACTGTCTCTTAATTTCATGGTAAGCGTCCCATGGGTTTTCTGCTTGAATAATGGGGCGTCCAACAACAATATAATCCGATCCAATTTTATGGGCTTCTTGTGGCGTCATAACCCGTTTTTGGTCGCCGATTTCAGCTCCTGCAGGACGAATCCCTGGTGTGACACAGACAAAGTCTGATGAAGTGGCATCTTTGATCAAGGCTACTTCATGGGCTGAGCAGACCACGCCGTCCAAGCCAGCTTCTTGAGCCTTGCGAGCATAATTAACGACTGATTCTTGGACCGTTGTTTGGATGTTTTGGCAATCACGCATGTCTTCTTCACTGGTCGAAGTCAACTGGGTTACGGCTACCAACTTAGCTCCTTCACCAAGAGCTGCTTTGGCTTCGCGCATCATCTCTACACCACCGGCTGCGTGAACCGTCACCATATCCACTCCGAAAGTACCCAATACAGACATAGCTGATTTGACTGTATTTGGGATATCGTGTAATTTTAAATCAAGGAAGATACTGTGTCCAAGCCCTTTGAGGTAGTGTACAATTTCAGGACCAACTGCATAGAAAAATTCCATACCGATTTTTACAAATAGTTTTTCATCTTCTGGAAAATGCTCTAAAAAGTGTTTGACATCCTCGAAAGCTGGGAAGTCAAGGGCAATAATAGGACGTTCTTCACGCATGGTTTTCTCCTTTTGATGGGTGACATTTTTTCCACAAAAAAACCTTGCTCGAGGCAAGGTTACACGAAAATTAGGTAGGAAAAACTACCATGATTCACCGTCTAGACCTTAGGAGCCTCTCTGGACTGCTTTAAAGGTTTTTATTTATTGTAGTACGATATTTGGGAAAAGTCAAGGATTTACAGTAGATTTTCCCGTACATGTTTCCGAAAATTCTCAAGCGTGTCAATGCCATATCGATCCATGACCTGTGGCAGGTCTTCGATGATCGTTGGACAAGCATAAGGATCGGTGAAATTGGCAGTACCGACTCCAATCGCAGAGGCACCAGCAATCATCATTTCAATCGCTGCTTCCGCTGAATCTACGCCCCCCATGCCAATAATCGGAAGTTTAGTGGATTGGGCTACTTGTCGAATGAGTTTCAAGGCTACTGGGAAGACCGCTGGACCTGACATCCCTCCTGTACCATTGGCAATAATTGGTTTGCCAGTCTTGAGATCGAATCGCATCCCGACCAAGGTATTGATCATGGTTAAGCCGGCGGCCCCTGCGTCTTCTGCTGCTTTTGCGACCTGGGTAATGTCTGCCACACTTGGCGTTAATTTGACATAGACAGGAACGGAGGAAGCTTCCACTGCTGCTTTGACAGCTGCATAGGCTAACTCAGGAACCTGACCGATTAAGAGACCATTATTGCCATGGTCCACATTGGGACAGGAGATGTTAAGTTCAATAGCTGTGACATTTGGTGCTTGCGAGATTTTTCTAGAAACCGTCGCATACTCTTCATTGGAGAAACCAGCTACGTTGGCGATAATCGGTAAATCTGGATAATGCTGGGCCAACCAAGGGAGTTTCTCTGCTAGGACAACTTCTACGCCTGGATTTTGGAGACCAATGGCATTAAGCATGCCTGCAGGAGTCTCAGCAACACGTGGTGTCGGATTTCCAAAGCGAGCCTCAGCTGTCGTCGCCTTGATCATAATGGATCCAAGAAGATCTAAATCATAGTATTTAGCGTATTCTTGGCCAAACCCAAAACAGCCAGAAGCTGGAATAATAGGATTTTTTAAGTCT
The Streptococcus parasanguinis genome window above contains:
- the pyrF gene encoding orotidine-5'-phosphate decarboxylase; translation: MREERPIIALDFPAFEDVKHFLEHFPEDEKLFVKIGMEFFYAVGPEIVHYLKGLGHSIFLDLKLHDIPNTVKSAMSVLGTFGVDMVTVHAAGGVEMMREAKAALGEGAKLVAVTQLTSTSEEDMRDCQNIQTTVQESVVNYARKAQEAGLDGVVCSAHEVALIKDATSSDFVCVTPGIRPAGAEIGDQKRVMTPQEAHKIGSDYIVVGRPIIQAENPWDAYHEIKRQWNA
- a CDS encoding dihydroorotate dehydrogenase, with translation MTANRLAVSLPGLDLKNPIIPASGCFGFGQEYAKYYDLDLLGSIMIKATTAEARFGNPTPRVAETPAGMLNAIGLQNPGVEVVLAEKLPWLAQHYPDLPIIANVAGFSNEEYATVSRKISQAPNVTAIELNISCPNVDHGNNGLLIGQVPELAYAAVKAAVEASSVPVYVKLTPSVADITQVAKAAEDAGAAGLTMINTLVGMRFDLKTGKPIIANGTGGMSGPAVFPVALKLIRQVAQSTKLPIIGMGGVDSAEAAIEMMIAGASAIGVGTANFTDPYACPTIIEDLPQVMDRYGIDTLENFRKHVRENLL